In Turicibacter sanguinis, a genomic segment contains:
- a CDS encoding CAP domain-containing protein — translation MIKNKKLFLFIIGLLCLMAGCQCQQEAVALLLPKDISITLVKKEDIPKFNEVHQDVAPPKEAEVPKPSIDESVEKTDSENQQTGNESPKNESPLSTSEEESSHVRPASGEFVESMEQQIIDLVNDTRVSLGIESLSKSKELTDTARAKSKDMYEYQYFDHNGHLTFSQLQEQFQIAVHISGENIYRSQSPLTTAQVIFDAWKSSPNHYANMVNDEFHQIGVGVYVVDEEGIRTYYVTQHFTD, via the coding sequence TTGATTAAAAATAAAAAACTATTTTTATTCATCATTGGTTTACTTTGTTTGATGGCAGGATGTCAATGTCAGCAGGAGGCGGTCGCCTTATTATTACCTAAAGACATTTCAATTACGTTAGTAAAAAAAGAGGATATTCCAAAATTTAATGAAGTTCATCAAGATGTAGCACCGCCTAAAGAAGCTGAGGTTCCTAAGCCCTCAATAGATGAATCCGTTGAAAAGACAGATAGTGAAAATCAGCAGACAGGGAATGAGTCACCCAAAAATGAGAGTCCTCTTTCTACTTCAGAAGAGGAGAGTAGCCATGTCAGACCAGCTTCAGGGGAATTCGTTGAAAGTATGGAACAACAGATTATTGACTTAGTCAATGATACGCGTGTAAGTTTAGGAATTGAATCATTGAGTAAAAGTAAGGAGTTAACCGACACAGCAAGAGCCAAATCAAAAGATATGTATGAGTATCAATATTTTGATCATAATGGCCATCTAACTTTTTCACAGCTTCAAGAGCAATTTCAAATAGCAGTGCATATTAGTGGTGAAAATATTTATCGTTCTCAAAGTCCATTAACAACAGCACAAGTTATTTTTGATGCATGGAAATCTTCTCCTAATCATTATGCTAATATGGTGAATGATGAATTTCATCAAATTGGAGTAGGGGTTTATGTTGTAGATGAAGAGGGGATTAGGACTTATTATGTGACACAACATTTCACGGATTAA
- the yfmF gene encoding EF-P 5-aminopentanol modification-associated protein YfmF, with the protein MEVRQFDDLGYKLTTIKSDKFKTNLISVSFQSEIERDSVTKRSLLPYVMRSATKKYPSKKELNTYLETLYGGSLSATVEKRGKTHNIKFYLSLANEKFLSHSEDLLEQGIDLLKEVILHPCFVDGAFKDQVVEVEKRLLKEYIESIYDDKVSYSLQKLVEIMCKDESFSITSIGYVEDLEKINAKDLVETYQKMLTEDQITIMVVGDIDHQAVYESFKQHLQFNVQSTNAQIIDHEDKEIKKIEVVKEEQDISQGKLNIGYRTHTRIGEDDYLPLLVFNGMFGGYAHSKLFMNVREKASLCYYCASRLDNYKGLMYVYSGIEAQNYQKALEIIGQQLKDMVDGNFTDKEMDLAKKSLINSKLESLDQASGMMAHENLNALLDQPLTVEEWIDQVNAVTVEDIKRVASKIEEDAIFFLTGKEVTE; encoded by the coding sequence ATGGAAGTTCGTCAATTTGATGACTTAGGATATAAGTTAACAACGATAAAAAGTGATAAATTTAAAACGAATCTTATTTCAGTTTCGTTTCAATCGGAGATTGAACGTGATAGTGTAACGAAGCGTTCGTTACTTCCATATGTAATGCGTTCTGCAACGAAAAAATATCCTTCAAAAAAGGAATTAAATACGTATTTAGAAACCTTATATGGTGGTTCTTTATCAGCGACAGTTGAAAAACGTGGAAAAACACATAATATTAAGTTTTACCTTTCATTAGCAAATGAAAAATTTTTAAGTCATTCAGAAGATTTGCTCGAACAAGGAATTGATTTATTAAAAGAGGTCATTTTACATCCTTGTTTTGTTGACGGAGCCTTTAAAGATCAAGTGGTAGAAGTTGAAAAACGTTTATTAAAGGAATATATTGAATCGATTTATGATGATAAAGTTTCTTATTCCCTTCAAAAACTCGTTGAAATTATGTGTAAGGATGAAAGTTTTAGCATTACCTCTATCGGGTATGTCGAGGATTTAGAAAAAATTAACGCAAAAGATTTAGTAGAAACTTATCAAAAAATGCTGACAGAAGATCAAATAACGATTATGGTTGTCGGTGATATTGATCATCAAGCCGTGTATGAATCTTTTAAACAACATTTACAATTCAATGTTCAGTCAACAAATGCTCAAATAATTGACCACGAAGATAAAGAAATTAAAAAGATTGAAGTGGTGAAAGAAGAGCAAGATATCTCTCAAGGAAAACTAAATATTGGTTATCGAACTCATACCCGAATTGGAGAAGATGACTATCTACCATTATTAGTGTTTAATGGGATGTTTGGAGGATATGCTCATTCAAAATTATTTATGAATGTACGAGAAAAAGCTTCTTTATGTTACTACTGTGCCTCTCGTTTAGATAACTATAAAGGTTTAATGTATGTTTATTCAGGAATTGAAGCACAAAATTATCAAAAAGCATTAGAGATTATCGGCCAACAATTAAAGGATATGGTTGATGGTAATTTTACAGATAAAGAAATGGATTTAGCTAAAAAATCATTAATTAACTCTAAGTTAGAATCTTTAGATCAAGCGTCAGGGATGATGGCTCACGAAAATTTAAATGCTCTTTTAGACCAACCTTTAACCGTTGAAGAGTGGATTGATCAAGTGAATGCTGTTACTGTGGAAGATATCAAACGTGTTGCAAGTAAAATCGAAGAAGATGCCATCTTCTTCTTAACTGGGAAAGAGGTGACAGAATAA
- the deoD gene encoding purine-nucleoside phosphorylase gives MAIPTPHIGCTEQGIIAETVLLPGDPLRAKYIADNFLEDVVQFNTVRNMFGYTGTYKGKKISVMGSGMGIPSIGIYSYELIHFYGVKNLIRIGSCGSLQEDVKIRDVIIGMGACTNSNYASQYNLPGTYAPIASYELLSKAVKVAAEKEIDVKVGNILSSDIFYDADADSWKKWAKMGVMGVEMEAAALYMNAAYAGVNALCILTVSDSLVTHEVTTAEERQNTFTKMMEIALELA, from the coding sequence ATGGCAATTCCAACACCACACATTGGTTGTACAGAACAAGGAATTATCGCAGAAACAGTCTTATTACCAGGAGATCCATTACGTGCAAAATATATTGCAGACAATTTCTTAGAAGATGTTGTGCAATTTAATACAGTTCGTAATATGTTTGGATATACTGGAACTTATAAAGGGAAAAAAATCTCAGTTATGGGATCAGGAATGGGAATCCCATCTATTGGGATTTACTCTTACGAATTAATTCATTTTTACGGCGTGAAAAATTTAATTCGTATCGGTTCTTGTGGTTCTCTTCAAGAAGATGTAAAAATCCGTGATGTCATTATCGGAATGGGTGCTTGTACAAATTCTAACTATGCATCTCAATATAATTTACCAGGGACTTATGCTCCAATCGCTTCTTATGAATTATTAAGTAAAGCGGTCAAAGTAGCAGCTGAAAAAGAAATTGATGTTAAAGTCGGAAATATTTTATCTTCTGATATTTTCTATGATGCAGACGCAGATTCATGGAAAAAATGGGCTAAAATGGGAGTTATGGGTGTTGAAATGGAAGCAGCCGCTTTATATATGAATGCAGCTTACGCAGGCGTGAATGCATTATGTATTTTAACGGTGTCTGACTCATTAGTAACTCATGAAGTAACAACGGCTGAAGAACGTCAAAATACATTTACAAAAATGATGGAAATTGCGTTAGAATTAGCGTAA
- a CDS encoding bifunctional glycosyltransferase family 2/GtrA family protein, whose translation MKPFNQVAILIPCLNPDEKMLNLIKNLRSNEFEHIIVVNDGSVETFDSYFEEAKNVYHCHVLRHHVNLGKGRALKTAFNYILNTFPNLVGVVTVDADGQHSLEDIIKCSNTLMEHPTDLIMGCRDFDAANIPFRSRFGNIMTRHVFKFLCGVKVTDTQTGLRAIPRNYLKTLMNVSGERFEFEMNMLIDSKQNQVRITEVPIQTIYLEENKSSHFNPLVDSLKIYSVFLKFILSSFASFIIDISFFTLFISILKGMSGLNYIMIATVLARIVSSVANFMVNKNTVFNLKENSISTAIKYYCLCIIQMLISGVGVTYLFKVSEMNEVGLKLIVDVLLFLLSFQIQREWVFKREVENEGGNKRICI comes from the coding sequence GTGAAGCCATTTAATCAGGTAGCGATCCTTATTCCGTGTTTAAATCCGGATGAGAAAATGCTAAATCTTATTAAAAATTTAAGGTCAAATGAATTTGAACATATTATAGTTGTGAATGATGGAAGTGTTGAAACATTTGATTCGTATTTTGAAGAAGCAAAAAACGTGTATCATTGTCATGTGTTACGACATCATGTCAATTTAGGAAAAGGGCGTGCTTTAAAAACGGCATTTAATTATATTTTAAATACGTTTCCAAATCTCGTTGGGGTTGTAACCGTAGATGCCGATGGTCAGCATAGTCTTGAGGACATTATCAAATGTTCAAATACTTTGATGGAGCATCCGACAGATTTAATTATGGGGTGTCGTGACTTTGATGCAGCCAATATTCCGTTTAGAAGCCGCTTTGGAAATATTATGACACGTCATGTTTTTAAATTTTTATGTGGGGTCAAAGTGACCGATACACAAACAGGATTACGTGCTATCCCTCGTAACTACTTAAAAACATTGATGAATGTGTCGGGTGAACGTTTTGAGTTTGAAATGAATATGTTAATTGATTCAAAACAAAATCAAGTTCGTATTACAGAGGTTCCGATTCAAACGATTTATTTAGAAGAGAATAAGTCTTCTCATTTTAATCCGTTAGTTGATTCATTAAAAATATATTCGGTATTTTTAAAATTTATCTTATCTTCATTTGCCTCTTTTATTATTGATATTTCATTTTTTACCTTATTCATCTCGATTTTAAAAGGCATGTCAGGACTTAATTATATTATGATTGCAACGGTATTAGCACGTATCGTTTCGTCTGTTGCGAATTTCATGGTTAATAAAAATACCGTGTTTAATTTAAAAGAAAATTCTATTTCAACTGCTATCAAGTACTATTGTTTATGCATCATTCAAATGTTGATTTCTGGTGTTGGGGTGACTTATTTATTTAAAGTGTCTGAAATGAATGAAGTTGGTTTAAAATTAATCGTGGATGTCTTATTATTCTTATTAAGCTTCCAAATCCAACGTGAATGGGTCTTTAAGCGTGAAGTGGAAAATGAAGGAGGAAATAAACGCATATGTATTTAG
- a CDS encoding tRNA threonylcarbamoyladenosine dehydratase has product MLHQFSRNELVYGPEGTEILKNSTVAVLGIGGVGSFAVEALARTGVGTLILIDKDVVDITNVNRQIHATHKTVGRKKVEVMAERIAEINPVCKVIQMHMFYTEETASLLFDHHIDFIVDASDTISYKIHLIKECLKRNIKFISSMGAANKLDPTKFEITDLQKTSYDPVAKVIRTKLKKEKVSGKIPVIYSTERPIIGREDTLKIVGKEDSEVRKQQLPPASNAFVPSVAGLIAASYVINELTKSIKVKRKGDQA; this is encoded by the coding sequence ATGTTACATCAATTTTCTAGAAATGAATTAGTTTATGGACCTGAAGGAACAGAAATCTTAAAAAATAGTACGGTTGCCGTGCTCGGAATTGGTGGTGTCGGTTCGTTTGCCGTGGAGGCATTAGCACGTACAGGTGTGGGAACGTTAATTTTAATTGATAAAGATGTGGTAGATATCACGAATGTAAATCGTCAAATTCATGCGACTCATAAGACGGTAGGACGTAAAAAAGTTGAGGTGATGGCTGAGCGTATTGCGGAAATTAATCCAGTATGTAAGGTGATTCAAATGCATATGTTTTATACAGAAGAAACGGCTTCCTTATTATTTGATCATCACATTGATTTTATTGTAGATGCTTCAGATACAATTAGCTATAAAATTCATTTAATTAAAGAATGTTTAAAACGAAATATTAAATTTATTTCTTCAATGGGAGCCGCTAATAAATTAGATCCAACTAAATTTGAAATCACAGACTTGCAGAAGACGTCTTATGATCCAGTGGCTAAAGTGATTCGTACTAAATTAAAAAAAGAAAAAGTAAGTGGTAAAATTCCAGTTATTTATTCGACAGAGCGACCAATTATTGGACGAGAGGATACTCTTAAAATTGTTGGAAAAGAAGATAGTGAAGTTCGTAAACAACAATTACCACCTGCTTCGAATGCCTTTGTTCCAAGTGTAGCGGGATTAATCGCAGCTAGTTATGTCATCAATGAGTTAACCAAATCAATTAAAGTTAAGCGTAAAGGGGATCAAGCTTAA
- a CDS encoding IS30 family transposase — protein sequence MSYKHLNTFERTRIEVLSKMGYSTRQIAQQLNRHHSTIARELKRNTQKTYQAELAEELAGQRRLSCRCPEKKSEQVIQTIQHYLKLTWSPEQISNTVLKGVLSFKTIYRWIYDETILLGDLSCLRQKGKRRKPRETRGRFNIGTSIHQRPKEVKRRETFGHWELDTVVSSRGKSKGCLATFVERQTRFYVAIKIENRSATEMYRAISELYKLFPKDTFKTYTVDRGKEFACYSKVEADLKVPVYFADAYSSWQRGSNENANGLLREFFPKKTDLARVSDEEINEALCLINHRPRKCLGWKTSFELFHEKLSHLY from the coding sequence ATGAGTTATAAACATCTTAACACATTTGAGCGCACACGTATAGAAGTTCTTTCAAAAATGGGCTATTCAACGAGACAAATCGCTCAACAACTAAATCGCCACCATTCAACGATTGCTCGTGAACTGAAACGAAATACTCAAAAGACGTATCAGGCTGAGTTAGCAGAAGAATTAGCTGGACAACGTCGATTAAGTTGTCGTTGTCCAGAGAAGAAATCTGAACAAGTCATTCAGACCATCCAACATTATTTAAAGTTAACCTGGTCGCCTGAACAAATTTCTAATACCGTTTTAAAGGGTGTTCTTTCATTTAAAACCATTTATCGTTGGATTTATGATGAAACCATTTTGTTAGGAGATTTAAGTTGTTTAAGACAAAAAGGAAAGCGACGAAAACCACGAGAAACACGCGGACGATTTAACATTGGAACGTCGATTCATCAACGTCCCAAAGAAGTAAAAAGACGTGAAACGTTTGGGCACTGGGAATTAGATACGGTTGTTTCAAGTCGTGGAAAGAGTAAAGGTTGCTTGGCGACCTTTGTTGAACGTCAAACACGTTTTTATGTGGCCATTAAAATAGAAAATCGCTCAGCAACAGAAATGTACCGAGCGATTAGTGAGTTATATAAACTCTTTCCTAAAGACACCTTTAAAACTTATACGGTTGATCGAGGAAAAGAGTTTGCTTGTTATTCCAAAGTAGAAGCTGATTTAAAGGTTCCTGTTTACTTCGCAGATGCCTATTCGTCTTGGCAAAGAGGAAGTAATGAAAATGCCAATGGTCTTCTTCGAGAGTTTTTCCCGAAGAAGACAGATTTAGCACGAGTCAGTGACGAAGAGATTAATGAGGCACTCTGCCTCATTAATCATCGACCACGAAAATGTTTAGGGTGGAAAACTTCATTCGAGCTATTTCATGAGAAACTGTCGCATTTGTATTGA
- a CDS encoding AI-2E family transporter, with the protein MEEFFSKYAKIIKFGMYTLVVLMLLSIVFLFVQTSPIWGNILSDIWSSLFPFLIAFLLAYVIHPLILCIDRLRLPRVLSVFLFYLFIFGSLYGVISWFLPTILRELHDLVMNLPTYLEAIQTQIMIFDQKFNLNVSQYFLGDYSSWMSTLTTHMREITGWTFNMIFSIIGSLVNIIIVPIALFYFLKDFEKMMHGLLKIVPRRFRHHAVSIAGLLDESLGSYIRGVFLIMVTLSIIATILLMIAGIDYALLFGVLIGLTDFIPFIGPFIGAIPVVVFALSISWNKVIIVIIILAILQCIEANFLQPFIIGRNLDMHPLLIMMIMVVAATIMGFQGVFFALPVFLMIRTFSRYLYSIKEKHLD; encoded by the coding sequence ATGGAAGAATTTTTTTCAAAATATGCAAAAATTATAAAATTTGGGATGTATACATTAGTGGTCTTAATGTTATTAAGCATTGTTTTTTTATTTGTTCAAACTTCTCCTATTTGGGGAAATATTCTTTCAGATATTTGGTCGAGTTTATTTCCATTTTTAATTGCCTTTTTATTAGCCTATGTTATTCATCCTCTCATTCTTTGCATTGATCGACTTCGGCTTCCAAGGGTTTTATCCGTTTTTTTATTTTATCTTTTTATTTTTGGAAGTTTATACGGTGTCATTTCATGGTTTTTGCCAACAATTTTAAGAGAGTTACATGATTTAGTCATGAATTTGCCTACTTATTTAGAGGCTATTCAAACACAAATTATGATTTTTGATCAGAAGTTTAATCTTAATGTCAGTCAGTATTTTTTAGGAGATTATAGTAGCTGGATGAGCACCTTGACGACTCATATGCGTGAAATTACAGGATGGACCTTCAATATGATTTTTTCAATTATTGGCTCATTAGTTAATATCATTATTGTTCCAATTGCGTTATTTTATTTTTTAAAAGACTTTGAGAAAATGATGCACGGGTTATTAAAAATTGTACCAAGGCGATTTCGACATCATGCAGTCTCAATCGCTGGGTTGTTAGATGAATCCTTGGGTTCATATATTCGTGGGGTCTTTTTAATTATGGTGACGTTGTCAATTATTGCAACCATTCTGTTGATGATTGCAGGAATTGATTATGCTTTATTATTTGGCGTTTTAATTGGCTTAACGGACTTTATTCCGTTTATTGGGCCATTTATTGGGGCTATTCCGGTTGTCGTCTTTGCGTTATCAATTTCTTGGAATAAAGTGATTATTGTAATTATTATTTTAGCCATTTTACAGTGTATAGAAGCGAATTTTTTACAGCCTTTCATTATTGGTCGCAACCTTGATATGCATCCTTTATTAATTATGATGATTATGGTGGTTGCTGCGACTATTATGGGCTTTCAAGGTGTATTTTTTGCACTTCCTGTCTTTTTAATGATCCGGACTTTTTCACGTTATTTATATTCAATTAAGGAAAAACACTTGGATTGA
- the deoC gene encoding deoxyribose-phosphate aldolase: MEVNKYIDHTILKPETTKAQILTLCEEAKQFNFASVCVNPTWVATCANELKGTDVKVCTVIGFPLGATFKEVKAYETKLAIENGASEIDMVINVGAAKDQNWELVYEDIKAVVEAANGVLVKVIIETCLLTDEEKVKACEMAVKAGAHFVKTSTGFSTGGATAADVALMRQTVGESVGVKASGGVRTAEDMKVMVEAGANRIGTSGGVSLVQGKENTTAY; encoded by the coding sequence ATGGAAGTGAATAAGTATATTGATCACACGATTTTAAAACCTGAAACAACGAAAGCTCAAATTTTAACATTATGTGAAGAGGCAAAACAATTCAATTTTGCTTCAGTATGTGTGAATCCAACTTGGGTCGCAACTTGTGCTAATGAGTTAAAAGGAACAGACGTTAAAGTTTGTACAGTGATTGGATTTCCATTAGGAGCAACATTCAAAGAAGTAAAAGCATACGAAACAAAATTAGCAATTGAAAACGGGGCATCTGAAATTGATATGGTTATCAATGTAGGGGCTGCAAAAGATCAAAATTGGGAATTAGTGTATGAAGATATTAAGGCGGTTGTAGAGGCTGCAAACGGTGTCTTAGTAAAAGTTATTATCGAAACATGCTTATTAACAGATGAAGAAAAAGTAAAAGCTTGTGAAATGGCTGTTAAAGCAGGAGCTCATTTTGTTAAAACATCAACTGGATTCTCAACAGGTGGAGCCACAGCAGCTGACGTTGCTTTAATGCGTCAAACAGTAGGAGAATCAGTTGGGGTTAAAGCTTCAGGAGGTGTCCGTACCGCTGAGGATATGAAAGTGATGGTTGAAGCCGGAGCAAACCGTATTGGAACATCTGGTGGTGTTTCATTAGTTCAAGGAAAAGAAAATACAACAGCATATTAG
- the msrA gene encoding peptide-methionine (S)-S-oxide reductase MsrA — translation MKKIILAGGCFWGVEAYFKRLKGVLSTRVGYTDGFTMNPTYEEVCAQNTNHVEACEIYYDEQVISLERLLEHLFKIIDPTSLNKQGGDVGVQYRTGIYYDDEALRPVIERFIQKIQPNYASPIVVEVKKESPFYQAERYHQDYLTKNPMGYCHVNLYQISEEDLKDEYK, via the coding sequence ATGAAGAAAATCATTTTAGCGGGGGGCTGTTTTTGGGGAGTCGAAGCTTATTTTAAGCGATTAAAAGGTGTTTTATCCACACGTGTCGGGTATACAGATGGTTTCACGATGAATCCAACTTATGAAGAAGTTTGTGCCCAAAATACGAATCATGTGGAAGCCTGTGAAATTTATTATGATGAGCAAGTTATTTCATTAGAGCGACTTCTTGAGCATTTATTTAAAATTATTGATCCCACTTCATTGAATAAACAAGGGGGGGACGTTGGCGTTCAATATCGAACAGGAATTTATTATGACGATGAAGCTTTGCGTCCGGTTATAGAAAGATTTATTCAAAAGATACAACCTAATTATGCATCTCCTATTGTGGTAGAAGTAAAAAAAGAGAGCCCCTTTTATCAGGCAGAGCGTTATCATCAAGACTATTTGACCAAAAATCCAATGGGATATTGTCATGTTAACTTATATCAAATTTCAGAAGAAGACTTAAAAGATGAGTATAAATAA
- a CDS encoding RnfABCDGE type electron transport complex subunit D: protein MKKIKLAIKRRLNHPLRLTINEKKQIKILYLVASLLILMGLFVEYGYYSTIGHLGSTIAIEIFKIHLTKLMVILGFATVVDYSLASLSNHRLLTLKQGVKSLIERPSLLFVMILILMLSLDAPVTALCMASLLIILVSSMIKPKGNLYLVHPVLIGYLVGVWGSISINQNLGILQTPPMFSSPFMSAVNGPLTLTYDEFILKFHSLQTVLAGLFEGSLAGTLILPLIICALFLMKRQILDYKVFVLYIGTYTLLGALFMQMAHFEYWILLLFMLNGGLLICPIFLIARCENLASRPYVKYSYIAFTSLLTFFLSYYVHFVFGPYLALGLSQFILGVSQFLLSHQIVKMKGFKNQKQVIA from the coding sequence ATGAAAAAGATTAAATTAGCCATTAAGCGACGATTAAACCATCCTTTAAGATTAACTATTAATGAAAAAAAACAAATTAAAATTCTTTATTTAGTTGCTAGCTTACTCATTTTGATGGGATTATTTGTTGAATATGGTTATTATTCAACCATTGGTCATTTAGGATCAACCATTGCCATTGAAATTTTTAAAATTCATTTGACTAAATTAATGGTTATTTTAGGATTTGCAACGGTGGTAGACTATAGTTTAGCTTCTTTATCGAATCATCGTCTTTTGACATTAAAACAAGGCGTAAAGAGCTTAATTGAACGTCCCTCATTATTATTTGTTATGATATTGATTTTAATGTTATCCTTAGACGCCCCGGTTACCGCTCTTTGTATGGCAAGTCTTTTAATAATTTTAGTCTCTTCAATGATTAAACCGAAAGGAAATTTATATCTCGTACACCCTGTATTAATTGGTTATTTAGTTGGGGTATGGGGAAGCATCTCCATTAATCAAAATTTAGGAATTTTACAAACCCCACCGATGTTTAGTTCACCTTTTATGAGTGCTGTTAACGGACCGCTTACCTTAACTTATGATGAATTTATTTTAAAGTTTCATTCCCTTCAAACTGTTTTAGCAGGATTATTTGAAGGATCGTTAGCGGGAACTTTAATTCTTCCCCTTATCATTTGTGCGCTATTTTTGATGAAGCGTCAAATTCTAGATTATAAGGTGTTTGTTCTTTATATTGGGACTTATACTTTGTTAGGTGCTTTATTTATGCAAATGGCTCATTTTGAGTATTGGATTTTATTATTATTTATGTTAAATGGGGGACTTTTGATTTGTCCGATTTTCTTAATCGCACGGTGTGAAAATCTTGCAAGTCGCCCGTATGTTAAATATTCATATATTGCTTTTACCTCGCTCTTGACATTTTTCTTATCGTATTACGTCCATTTTGTTTTTGGTCCTTATCTTGCATTAGGACTTAGCCAGTTTATCTTAGGAGTCAGTCAATTTTTATTAAGTCATCAAATAGTAAAGATGAAGGGCTTTAAAAATCAAAAACAGGTTATAGCTTAA